The genomic region CGATAAAAAATTTGGTGTTGGTCCAAGTGGAATAAGAGAAAGTGATTTACCATTATTTAATGAATATATTGAAAATCCATTGCTAAAAATTAATGGTGGAAAATATATGAATATCGTTGATAACATCAATGAGTTTATTAAAGGCGCAACAGATTGAGAATTTTGAAATACTAAAGGATTAATGTATTTATTTCAAAGTTTTAAAAAAGAATTATTTAGTATCGACATACCTGAAAATAAAAAAGATACTGATGCTTATTATGAAATAATTGATTTTAAGTTTACACCATATTTTGGTACCAATCAATTATTAAAAGCAATTGTTAGAGTCCATAAAAAAGATGGTTCATTCAAAGATTATTCTTGATTTAGTTCTAATTTTGATGACCATGGACATAGATTAAAAACTCAAATTATTAAAAATACTTATGAAGATTTAGTATCGGCAGATTTTTTAACAACAAAAACTTTACTTTCACATCCAAAATGAATTTTGCTAAAAGACTTTCTAAATTCTGAAACAAAAAAATATCATGAAACTAAAGCGTTTTATCCTTTGCTAAAAAAAGCTGTTGAAAAAATGCGTGACTTTAAATATTGAAATAATGATGAAAGAAGCGTTTTTGAAGCTCATTATTTAGACACTGATTCTTTTCAAACCAAAGTTTTAGCATCTTATATAAATAATTATTTATTGTCTTATGCCCTAAATGATGAAGATGGCATAATAAACCCCTTGAAAGGAATTAAAAGAATTGATGTAGAAATATTACCCACACCTTATGAAGCGGGTAGAATAAAATTAAAACTTAAATTTGTCAAATATAATGAAGATCATGATGATTTCGATTTCAAATCGGATAATGAAAAAATAGCAGCCGAAGTGACATTTTATTGAAATGGATTTAAGGGTTTTGACAAAAATATTTCTGAGAATGTTATTGATATAGAAGATACAAAGATTGGGGGTATATAGTATGAAAAAAATATTCAAAAATTTATTAGTTGGTATAACCCCAATGGCTTTATTACCTTTAGCTATGATTAGTTGTCGTAGAGAGGATTATGAAGACATAAAAAATGATGATCCCAATAATAACCAAAAGAAAAAAGAAGATTTTAAAGCAAATGCTGAACCAACAAAAAAGATCTATGAAATTTATGATCGTTTGGTTTTGCCATTGTTCAAAGATGTTAAAGATAATTATTTTAAATATAAAGTTATCTGAAATGAATTAATTAAAAATAAAACTAGATTTAAGAAAAAACTTGTTGACTTATCAAACCAACAAACAATTGCTGATAATGAAACAGCACTTAGGGATTTTTTAAGAAAATGATTTCCTGATGCTAATTCTAATAAAGATGAATATGAAAAATTCGGAATGTATTTGTATAAATATGAATTAATTTATCAAGATGTTGATGCAGTTTTAGCAGACACTAATTTAGCTTTTAGTGGTGATGAATTTATTAAGTATCTGAAAACAATTGATGATAGATTAAAAGGCAGTGATATTGATTTAGCAACATTGCAAAGTGCGTTAATTTCATTATGAAAGTTCATAAACTCGTATGTTTTTAATCCAAATAAAATTACAAAAGAAGAAGATATTGAAAAGCAAAATCTTGAAGATAACAAAAACTCACATACTCACTCACATGCAATTATTAATTTAATACATGAAATGGGACTATGACATAAAAAATTGGGTGAAACTTATGAATCAAAAGACAAAAATGGCGAATTTATAAAGAATGAATTTACTAAAGACTTTGAAGAGAAGACTGAACCAAAAATTGTTGATAATGTTAATCACATTGATTGAAAAACAAATTGAACTAAGATAAAAGAAACATTAAAAGAATTTGATAATAAATCACCTAATTATGATTTAACAAAACAAGAATTTAAAGATAGAGGACAAGAAATTTTAAATAGTTTAAAAATTTTGCTAGAACAATTAGCAAAATCTCAAGGTCTGCCTAATTTAGATCTTAAATAAAGAGCAAATTTGCTTTTTTATTTCTTATTTTTCTCAAAGTAAATATCTCCAAGTTGTTGCTTATATTCTTCAAATTTAGAAAAGGAAATATTATCTTGAATAATTAAATTCAAAAGTTCATTTTTGTGTTTTTCAGATGTTAATTTTAATAAAAAAGTTTGTTCGTTTTTAATTGAAAACTCAAAGTTATTCTTCTTTAATAAATCAATAAATTTTGTTGCATCATTAGCTCTTGATAATTCAAAAATCCAATTATAAATTAACTTGTCATTATGTTCATTTAAAGAACCGCTTTGAATAATTTTTCCATTTTCAATTTGGGTATAACTATCAATGTATTTTTCAAGTTCAGATAAAATGTGAGAAGAAATAAAGATTGTATTTCCTTGCTCATGAAATTTTTTAATAGCTTCATAAAACTCTAAACGATTTTGTGGGTCTAGATTTGCAACAGGCTCATCTAAAATTAGGATTATAGGGTCATTTAATAATGCTTGCATTAGTAAAACGAGTTTCTTTTGGCCGCTTGACATAAAAAATGGACTTTTATTTTTATAAGTTGGAGTGTTCATATTATAAGTTTCAAGCAAAGAATTAACTTTAGCAACGGCATCTTTTTTTGATAAGCCTGAAATTAGAGCAAAATGATATAAATATTCATATGTTGTTAGAATTTTAGGAAAATCTGCAACCTCAGGAATATAACCTATTTTTTGCTTACTATGGAAATCTTTACTATCAATATTATCAATAGAAATTTTCCCTGCAAAATCTAAATAAAATCCTAATAAACATCTAATTAGTGTTGTTTTGCCAGCACCATTTGAGCCAATAAAAGCATGAAATTGCCCTTTTTTTACTGAAAAAGTTACATCATCTAAAGCATTAAAGTTGTGAAAATTTTTACCGACATTTTCAAATTTTAAAGCATCACTCATTATTTAAAATTTCCTTTCACATGTAGTTTATAAGCAATGGGCAACATAATTGCTAAAAGAATAATGAAATATAAAATAGAAATTCAATTTGGATATGAAACATATTTAGTCATTGACACAAATGAGTCTGATGTGTTTTCTACAATTGAATAATCAATTAATGATGGTAATCTATCAGCATTTTTTAAAGCTAAATTACCACTAAATTCATATGTTTTAGATTTATCATCAGGTGAATTTGCGAGCAATTTAGCAGGTTTAATATCAATTTTATTTAATTTTGATTTGTTTAAACTATAGTATTTTGTAGTCATTAATAAGCTAAGAGCGTGTGGTGTTAATGTGTTAATCATTGAAGGATTATTTTGATATATTTGTGAGTTATACATTGCTTGCTCAATAGTTTTATTAGTAAAAGCTTCTCCATATTTACCAATCAATAATTCTTTTATTTTATTGTAAGTATCTGTAAATTCTGATGTAAAAGTTGCAAAAAATGGTTGAATTTTTTCTCAAGATTCTTGAATAAGTTTTTTAAATTCAGTTGAGTTATAAATATCATTATAAGAATTAATATTTTGTAAATAATTAGTGCTTTGCAATAACATATTTTTAATAATAGAAACATTTGCATATGATGAAGATTTAGTTAAAATGTTACTTATTAGTTGCTTAACATTATTTTTAAATTCGTTCTTGCTGTAAGCATTTATTTGAGAAAACACAAATTCCTTATCTTCATCATTATAATTCTTAGCATTAAACGTCATATATTTATTGCTATCTAATTTTGTGTAAGAAAATTTTGTTTTTCATTTTCAATTTGTTGTGTTGCTATTTGTAAGCAATTCATTGATATTTTTTGCATGTTGTTGATAATCAAGTCATGAAAAATAAGGTCAAATTAGTGATTTATCTTTCTTATTAATATCAAGTGTTGGAACAAAACTGTTAGTACTATAAGAATTGTATTCTTGCAATGAAGGGATGTCTTTCAATTTACGATTATTCCATTCAGAATTTAAATTATTTATATTTAGTGAACCATCACTATTAAATTGCATAGGTAGAATTTGGTTTGAGTTTATTCTTTTTGATACTTCATTAAAATTCTTACGATAGTTAAAATTATCAGCAATAACAACCAGACTAACTAAAGAGTTTAATAGAAGAGGTGTAATAGCAATAAACGAAAAGATTTTTTTGTTTACTTTGGCACATATCAAATATGTAAAACTTAAGAAAGTTAAAGTAACTAAAATAGCAAATAAAAGAGCACTAAAAATATATGCATTCAAATGTGAAATTTTAGGAACAAAAGTAACAAATAAAATAGCATTTAAAATTCAAAAACTAAGCATTAAAATGAATGCTGGAACTGATATAGCAAGCAAATTAGAAAAAAAGATTTTTCTTCTACTAATTGGTTTAGAATACATTAGAAATTGAATTCCATTGCTTCTATCCTCATAATAAAGTAATTGAACTAAATAAATTATGTATGCAACAAGTAAACTACAAGTTATTATTGCTGTCATTGGTAAAATAGTTGTTAAAAATAAATTTTCTCGAATAATAAATTCTTTACTAACTAGTAAATCTAATAAAACAATAATTCCAATTTCTAATAGTAAGAAAATTGAAGGCATTATATAAACACCCTTGCTTTTAGCGAGTATTTTGCCCTTAAGTTTAAAGTAATTCATTTTTCT from Metamycoplasma salivarium harbors:
- a CDS encoding ABC transporter ATP-binding protein translates to MSDALKFENVGKNFHNFNALDDVTFSVKKGQFHAFIGSNGAGKTTLIRCLLGFYLDFAGKISIDNIDSKDFHSKQKIGYIPEVADFPKILTTYEYLYHFALISGLSKKDAVAKVNSLLETYNMNTPTYKNKSPFFMSSGQKKLVLLMQALLNDPIILILDEPVANLDPQNRLEFYEAIKKFHEQGNTIFISSHILSELEKYIDSYTQIENGKIIQSGSLNEHNDKLIYNWIFELSRANDATKFIDLLKKNNFEFSIKNEQTFLLKLTSEKHKNELLNLIIQDNISFSKFEEYKQQLGDIYFEKNKK
- a CDS encoding MAG3240 family lipoprotein, whose translation is MNSSNSYIIENSKEKSDIKNFLNDYTFDEIDDANGFNDTWFLALINKYKHDYIREGDPYFEDLQTIIFRVIYNMSINYSYLNSRRMVNAYGKNILKKDLFLPEYMQAKTWLLPENAKQRRLFKAFLLLYLNKFNVDIKDINIDWEHATTQKSYDDAFEYVKFKIKNIINFKNESIFPDNKKDVEYYINGFRSYATDKKFGVGPSGIRESDLPLFNEYIENPLLKINGGKYMNIVDNINEFIKGATDWEFWNTKGLMYLFQSFKKELFSIDIPENKKDTDAYYEIIDFKFTPYFGTNQLLKAIVRVHKKDGSFKDYSWFSSNFDDHGHRLKTQIIKNTYEDLVSADFLTTKTLLSHPKWILLKDFLNSETKKYHETKAFYPLLKKAVEKMRDFKYWNNDERSVFEAHYLDTDSFQTKVLASYINNYLLSYALNDEDGIINPLKGIKRIDVEILPTPYEAGRIKLKLKFVKYNEDHDDFDFKSDNEKIAAEVTFYWNGFKGFDKNISENVIDIEDTKIGGI
- a CDS encoding HxHSH motif-containing lipoprotein, which encodes MKKIFKNLLVGITPMALLPLAMISCRREDYEDIKNDDPNNNQKKKEDFKANAEPTKKIYEIYDRLVLPLFKDVKDNYFKYKVIWNELIKNKTRFKKKLVDLSNQQTIADNETALRDFLRKWFPDANSNKDEYEKFGMYLYKYELIYQDVDAVLADTNLAFSGDEFIKYLKTIDDRLKGSDIDLATLQSALISLWKFINSYVFNPNKITKEEDIEKQNLEDNKNSHTHSHAIINLIHEMGLWHKKLGETYESKDKNGEFIKNEFTKDFEEKTEPKIVDNVNHIDWKTNWTKIKETLKEFDNKSPNYDLTKQEFKDRGQEILNSLKILLEQLAKSQGLPNLDLK
- a CDS encoding ABC transporter permease, whose protein sequence is MNYFKLKGKILAKSKGVYIMPSIFLLLEIGIIVLLDLLVSKEFIIRENLFLTTILPMTAIITCSLLVAYIIYLVQLLYYEDRSNGIQFLMYSKPISRRKIFFSNLLAISVPAFILMLSFWILNAILFVTFVPKISHLNAYIFSALLFAILVTLTFLSFTYLICAKVNKKIFSFIAITPLLLNSLVSLVVIADNFNYRKNFNEVSKRINSNQILPMQFNSDGSLNINNLNSEWNNRKLKDIPSLQEYNSYSTNSFVPTLDINKKDKSLIWPYFSWLDYQQHAKNINELLTNSNTTNWKWKTKFSYTKLDSNKYMTFNAKNYNDEDKEFVFSQINAYSKNEFKNNVKQLISNILTKSSSYANVSIIKNMLLQSTNYLQNINSYNDIYNSTEFKKLIQESWEKIQPFFATFTSEFTDTYNKIKELLIGKYGEAFTNKTIEQAMYNSQIYQNNPSMINTLTPHALSLLMTTKYYSLNKSKLNKIDIKPAKLLANSPDDKSKTYEFSGNLALKNADRLPSLIDYSIVENTSDSFVSMTKYVSYPNWISILYFIILLAIMLPIAYKLHVKGNFK